A portion of the Anaerolineae bacterium genome contains these proteins:
- a CDS encoding acetyl-CoA acetyltransferase: MSREVAIIGVGYAGFRPLTPELSFKELMFEAATKAYEEAGINPRKDVQSFVSVAEDFHEGTSISNEYVPDQLGGVLRPVQTVCGEGIHGLAAAFLQIKTGQFDVVVVESHSKASNILCYSHVLAFALDPVFNRPLAFHPYAIAGMEMRRYLAETGTTHRQCAMVVAKNRRNALLNPLASYPAKLTPEDVLASEPVAEPLTSLEISRHADGAIVMVLASGDVARALSDKPVWIRGIGWANDTFWLESRSWARADYATKAAKMAYEMAGIRNPRHEIDFAEIDDTFAYKELQHMEALGLCAPGEAGILTEEGYTCLEGEFPVNPSGGNLGMGRMLEASGLVRVMEVVFQLRGEAGKRQVPNAQVGLAFGWRGIPTTSGAVVILSI, translated from the coding sequence ATGAGCAGAGAAGTGGCCATAATAGGAGTAGGTTACGCAGGTTTCCGCCCTTTGACCCCCGAGCTCTCCTTTAAGGAACTCATGTTTGAAGCCGCCACAAAGGCCTACGAAGAAGCCGGTATAAACCCCCGCAAAGACGTCCAGAGCTTTGTGTCCGTTGCCGAAGATTTCCACGAAGGCACCAGCATATCCAACGAATATGTCCCGGACCAACTGGGAGGAGTTCTCAGGCCCGTTCAAACCGTTTGCGGCGAAGGAATCCACGGCCTTGCAGCTGCTTTTCTCCAGATAAAAACTGGACAATTTGATGTGGTAGTGGTGGAATCCCACAGCAAAGCTTCCAATATCCTCTGCTATTCCCACGTCCTGGCTTTTGCTCTGGATCCTGTATTTAACAGGCCTCTGGCCTTCCACCCCTATGCCATTGCAGGGATGGAGATGCGCCGCTACCTTGCCGAAACTGGCACAACTCACAGGCAATGCGCTATGGTAGTAGCTAAAAACCGTCGGAATGCTCTCCTTAACCCTTTAGCCTCCTATCCCGCCAAGCTTACCCCTGAGGACGTCCTCGCCTCCGAACCGGTCGCTGAACCGCTTACCTCTCTGGAAATAAGCCGCCATGCCGATGGAGCTATCGTAATGGTTCTGGCTTCTGGAGATGTGGCCCGGGCCCTCTCCGACAAGCCGGTATGGATTCGGGGCATAGGCTGGGCCAACGACACCTTCTGGCTTGAATCCCGTTCATGGGCAAGAGCCGATTACGCCACAAAAGCAGCAAAGATGGCCTACGAAATGGCTGGGATCCGCAACCCCCGGCATGAGATAGATTTTGCGGAAATTGACGACACCTTCGCCTACAAGGAACTTCAGCACATGGAAGCTTTAGGGCTCTGCGCCCCAGGAGAAGCAGGAATCCTCACGGAAGAAGGCTACACCTGCCTGGAAGGGGAATTCCCCGTAAACCCCTCCGGAGGTAACCTGGGGATGGGTCGCATGCTGGAGGCCTCAGGCCTAGTAAGAGTCATGGAAGTGGTCTTCCAGCTCCGAGGAGAAGCTGGGAAGCGCCAGGTGCCCAACGCTCAAGTGGGCCTCGCTTTCGGATGGCGTGGCATCCCCACCACCAGTGGGGCGGTTGTAATTCTCAGCATATAA